The following proteins are co-located in the Thermus thermophilus HB8 genome:
- the pstC gene encoding phosphate ABC transporter permease subunit PstC has translation MEILKQRPSRNPKEVLTFALLVFLSSITLLTTLGVILSLVGDVAQFFRRVPLTEFLFAPEWTPLFADPRYGISPLIAGTFLVTLIALLVAVPLGLALAIYLSEYASGAARARIKGTLELFEGIPTVVFGYFALLFVTPLLQRVIPDLNIFNPLSAGLVMGFAIIPYISNVAADAMESVPRSIREAAYALGARPYEVALRVVFPAAISGIIAAIILATSRAIGETMIVAIAAGQRPILTLDPRETIATMTSYIVQAATGDQPTGSTAYYALFAVGFTLFLLTLFLNILAQYVVERYRERYE, from the coding sequence ATGGAGATCCTGAAGCAAAGGCCCTCGAGGAACCCCAAGGAGGTGCTCACCTTCGCCCTCCTGGTCTTCCTCTCCTCCATCACCCTCCTCACCACCCTGGGGGTGATCCTGAGCCTGGTAGGGGACGTGGCCCAGTTCTTCCGCCGGGTGCCCCTCACGGAGTTCCTCTTCGCCCCCGAGTGGACCCCCCTCTTCGCCGACCCCCGCTACGGCATCAGCCCCCTCATCGCCGGGACCTTCCTGGTCACCCTCATCGCCCTCCTGGTGGCCGTGCCCCTGGGCCTGGCCCTGGCCATCTACCTCTCGGAGTACGCCTCCGGGGCCGCCCGGGCCCGCATCAAGGGCACCCTGGAGCTCTTTGAGGGCATCCCCACCGTGGTCTTCGGCTACTTCGCCCTGCTCTTCGTCACCCCCCTGCTGCAACGGGTCATCCCTGACCTGAACATCTTCAACCCCCTCTCCGCCGGGCTGGTGATGGGCTTCGCCATCATCCCCTACATCTCCAACGTGGCCGCCGACGCCATGGAGTCCGTGCCCCGCTCCATCCGCGAAGCCGCCTACGCCCTGGGGGCCAGGCCCTACGAGGTGGCCCTGCGGGTGGTCTTCCCCGCGGCCATCTCGGGCATCATCGCCGCCATCATCCTGGCCACCAGCCGGGCCATCGGCGAGACCATGATCGTGGCCATCGCCGCCGGCCAGCGGCCCATCCTCACCCTGGACCCGCGGGAGACCATCGCCACCATGACCAGCTACATCGTCCAGGCGGCCACCGGGGACCAGCCCACGGGCTCCACCGCCTACTACGCCCTCTTCGCCGTGGGCTTCACCCTCTTCCTCCTGACCCTCTTCCTCAACATCCTGGCCCAGTACGTGGTGGAACGCTACCGGGAGCGATATGAATAG
- the pstA gene encoding phosphate ABC transporter permease PstA, which yields MNRTLSSPSPEAFGTDPWKTRIDRTFARALVLPLVLAIGLLVLLLGDTLYRSVSVQVVRADEGPGRTYPFGLAATEVLRQELLARGYTEEEARSLLQDPTERRVLFLQNRVELMWNTQEGPFRYVVTGLRDERVADFSLLEGLRRWEELKAGLGEGERLVLNPWLDQSFLTRTPSRSPLTAGIGVAIWGTIWVLSLALLIAIPVGIGTAILLEEYLREGTLNRILEVNLRNLAGVPSIVYGLLGLAIFVREMGLGPTILSAALTLGLLGIPVIVVTARESLRAVPESLRQAAFALGATRRQVVFRVVVPAALPGMVTGVILSAARLIGEAAPLLLVGAAAYVPFYPTGPLSEYTVIPVQIYLWVSMNIPEFARVAAAGILVMLLVLSGLYFLALYLRNRFRREW from the coding sequence ATGAATAGGACCCTATCCTCCCCTTCCCCCGAAGCCTTCGGCACCGACCCCTGGAAGACCCGCATTGACCGGACCTTCGCCCGGGCCCTGGTCCTGCCCCTGGTGCTGGCCATCGGCCTCCTCGTCCTCCTCCTGGGGGACACCCTCTACCGAAGCGTCTCCGTGCAGGTGGTGCGGGCGGACGAGGGCCCCGGCAGGACCTACCCCTTCGGCCTCGCCGCCACGGAGGTCCTGCGGCAGGAGCTTCTGGCCCGGGGGTACACGGAGGAGGAGGCCCGCTCCCTGCTCCAAGACCCCACGGAACGGCGGGTCCTCTTCCTGCAGAACCGGGTGGAGCTCATGTGGAACACCCAGGAAGGCCCCTTCCGCTACGTGGTCACCGGCCTTAGGGACGAGCGCGTGGCCGACTTCTCCCTCCTGGAGGGCCTGAGGCGCTGGGAGGAGCTCAAGGCCGGCCTGGGGGAAGGGGAGCGGCTTGTCCTCAACCCCTGGCTGGACCAAAGCTTCCTCACCCGCACCCCCTCCCGCTCCCCCCTCACCGCGGGGATTGGGGTGGCCATCTGGGGTACGATCTGGGTCCTCTCCCTAGCCCTCCTCATCGCCATCCCCGTGGGCATCGGCACGGCCATCCTCCTGGAGGAGTACCTGCGGGAGGGCACCCTAAACCGCATCCTCGAGGTCAACCTGCGCAACCTGGCCGGGGTGCCCTCCATCGTCTACGGGCTTCTGGGCCTGGCCATCTTTGTGCGGGAGATGGGCCTGGGGCCCACCATCCTCTCCGCTGCTCTGACCCTGGGGCTTCTTGGCATCCCGGTGATCGTGGTAACCGCCCGGGAGTCCCTGCGGGCCGTGCCCGAGTCCCTGCGCCAGGCGGCCTTCGCCCTGGGGGCCACCCGGCGGCAGGTGGTCTTCCGGGTGGTGGTGCCCGCGGCCCTGCCGGGGATGGTCACCGGGGTCATCCTCTCCGCCGCCCGCCTGATCGGCGAGGCCGCCCCTCTCCTCCTGGTGGGGGCCGCCGCCTACGTGCCCTTCTACCCCACGGGGCCCCTGTCGGAGTACACGGTGATCCCCGTGCAGATCTACCTCTGGGTCTCCATGAACATCCCCGAGTTCGCCCGGGTGGCGGCAGCAGGGATATTGGTCATGCTCCTGGTGCTCTCGGGCCTCTACTTCCTGGCCCTCTACCTGAGGAACCGCTTTAGGAGGGAATGGTGA
- the pstB gene encoding phosphate ABC transporter ATP-binding protein PstB, translating into MVSLEMLKEHETVRTAPVSEAEALVDVRGLSLWYGKKQALYDISVRFPRNQVTAIIGPSGCGKSTLLRSLNRMNDLVPGVRVEGEVLYEGVNIYDPRVDPVAVRRHIGMVFQKPNPFPKTIFENVAFGLRLMGVKGSELEDRVVEALKRAALWEEVKDRFKKESGLRLSGGQQQRLCIARAIAVEPPLLLMDEPTSALDPIATQAIEDLILELKERYTVVIVTHNMQQAARVSDRTLFMHLGVLVEEGPTEVIFTKPKHPYTEAYITGRFG; encoded by the coding sequence ATGGTGAGTCTGGAAATGCTCAAGGAACACGAGACGGTGCGCACCGCGCCCGTCTCCGAGGCCGAGGCCCTGGTGGACGTGCGGGGCCTGAGCCTCTGGTACGGTAAGAAGCAGGCCCTTTACGACATCTCCGTGCGCTTCCCCCGGAACCAGGTCACGGCCATCATCGGCCCCTCGGGGTGTGGGAAAAGCACCCTCCTGCGCTCCCTCAACCGCATGAACGACCTGGTACCCGGGGTACGGGTGGAGGGGGAGGTCCTCTACGAGGGGGTGAACATCTACGACCCCCGGGTGGACCCGGTGGCGGTGCGGCGCCACATCGGCATGGTCTTCCAGAAGCCCAACCCCTTCCCCAAGACCATCTTTGAGAACGTGGCCTTCGGCCTCCGGCTCATGGGGGTGAAGGGCAGCGAGCTGGAGGACCGGGTGGTGGAGGCCTTGAAGCGGGCCGCCCTATGGGAAGAGGTCAAGGACCGCTTCAAGAAGGAAAGCGGCCTGAGGCTTTCCGGCGGCCAGCAGCAGAGGCTCTGCATCGCCCGGGCCATCGCCGTGGAGCCGCCCCTCCTCCTCATGGACGAACCCACGAGCGCCTTGGACCCCATCGCTACCCAGGCCATTGAAGACCTGATCCTAGAGCTGAAGGAGCGCTACACGGTCGTCATCGTCACGCACAACATGCAACAGGCTGCCCGGGTCTCCGACCGCACCCTTTTCATGCACCTAGGGGTCCTGGTGGAGGAAGGCCCCACCGAGGTGATCTTCACCAAGCCCAAGCACCCTTACACCGAGGCCTACATCACCGGGCGCTTCGGCTAA
- a CDS encoding MFS transporter yields the protein MSPLALLFLTLFNSVLGLSILFPILGPLGRALGLTEVQVGLFSTGYALMQFLLSPYWGRRSERGRKPVLLVGILGFAASFLLFGVFALLGERGLVPPGLLFFLLLLARLLGGAFSSATLPTAQAYVADVTGRENRTAGMALLGAAFGLAVILGPALGAGLAALFGLLAPVFFSAGIALLNALFVYLVLPESRPRGQEAGARLSPFDPRVFPLLLLGLALNLSSVALEQTIAFYFQDRLLLGGVETAQKVGLALVFYGVVAVFVQGVLVRKTGWPPRVLLSLGLPLGILGFVLLVYAKTFWALALGLALQGVGQGLALPGVTAALSLAVGEGEQGLVAGLNSSAQALGRMLGPIVGTGLYRLAPEGPYVLGASLLLLALLFLPALFRRARL from the coding sequence ATGTCGCCCCTTGCCCTCCTCTTCCTCACCCTCTTCAACAGCGTCCTGGGCCTCTCCATCCTCTTCCCCATCCTGGGGCCTTTGGGCAGGGCGCTGGGCCTCACCGAGGTCCAGGTGGGCCTCTTCTCCACGGGCTACGCCCTCATGCAGTTCCTCCTTTCCCCCTACTGGGGCAGGCGGAGCGAACGGGGCCGGAAGCCCGTCCTCCTCGTGGGCATCCTGGGCTTCGCGGCAAGCTTCCTCCTCTTCGGCGTCTTCGCCCTCCTGGGGGAGCGGGGCCTCGTGCCCCCGGGGCTCCTCTTTTTCCTGCTCCTCCTCGCGCGGCTTCTCGGCGGGGCCTTCAGCTCCGCCACCCTGCCCACGGCCCAGGCCTACGTGGCCGACGTTACGGGGCGGGAGAACCGCACCGCGGGGATGGCCCTCCTGGGGGCGGCCTTTGGCCTCGCGGTGATCCTAGGGCCCGCCCTGGGGGCGGGGCTTGCCGCCCTCTTCGGCCTCCTCGCCCCCGTCTTCTTCTCGGCGGGGATCGCCCTCCTAAACGCCCTTTTCGTTTACCTGGTCCTCCCCGAGTCCAGACCCCGGGGGCAGGAAGCCGGGGCGCGGCTTTCCCCCTTTGACCCCAGGGTCTTCCCCCTCCTCCTCCTCGGCCTCGCCCTCAACCTTTCCAGCGTGGCCCTGGAGCAGACCATCGCCTTCTACTTCCAGGACCGGCTTCTCCTCGGCGGGGTGGAGACGGCCCAGAAGGTGGGCCTGGCCCTGGTCTTCTACGGGGTCGTGGCCGTCTTCGTCCAGGGCGTCCTGGTGCGCAAGACCGGCTGGCCCCCGAGGGTCCTCCTCTCCCTGGGCCTGCCTCTGGGGATCCTGGGCTTCGTCCTCCTGGTCTACGCCAAGACCTTCTGGGCCCTGGCCCTGGGCCTCGCCCTCCAGGGGGTGGGGCAGGGGCTCGCCCTCCCCGGGGTCACGGCGGCCCTCTCCCTGGCCGTGGGCGAGGGGGAGCAGGGCCTGGTGGCGGGGCTCAACAGTTCCGCCCAGGCCCTGGGGAGGATGCTCGGGCCCATCGTGGGCACGGGGCTCTACCGCCTGGCCCCCGAGGGGCCCTACGTCCTCGGGGCCTCCCTCCTCCTCCTCGCCCTCCTCTTCCTTCCCGCCCTCTTCCGCCGGGCGAGGCTTTAG